In Ptychodera flava strain L36383 chromosome 17, AS_Pfla_20210202, whole genome shotgun sequence, one genomic interval encodes:
- the LOC139115289 gene encoding neuroligin-4, Y-linked-like produces the protein MFWSILTCVLVLGLSRTGFSQFQDPQEELDLKVNQLLDLEYVDITLPYYGTLQGQKFRLVTPKLTYWRQKTFWAEQFFGIPYARPPVGEFRFQQPVHADPWSGLYKATYHRNACPQYSDYIETVLPEFDSRRIQEDCLYLNVYRPSKSTYDPLLPVMVFIHGGDWNYGTAEMYNATYISATKDVIVVTINYRLGALGFLSTEDQYSRGNYGLWDQVEALKWVQENIKHFGGNNRRVTLFGVGTGAASIGLLMLSPYTEGLFKRAILQSGTAVSPFAVIPENYSPREFARELGAYHNCPVTYSSYELVKCLKALPHTSIYTVNVEGNPDTGAWAPVVDGPGNGRFLKAYPLDLLNEGKFLNIDIINGVVRDERSYVLLPLPQVQYGVKPEVFIEEVREMVQERHYFGTDILANVSVYEYTNWSTPFNETSIRDQYIDLLTDRDFVAPMIQTNRYHSESGENNVFMYTFNYRSNRSVFPAWMGVPHTGEIPFLFGEPFNWASTRHNWTLDDRAVSDLMMTMWTNFAKYGNPTPVPGSVHEPPEYQEPSFPAEPWDYTDEEWFPYRAVKNETYLHIDVNCSVRTEYRNRKAAFWNILAPNLVPVSDKPPTWYYWSSCSLTSLSQTCVMLWICAVLFFTNIL, from the exons ATGTTTTGGTCGATATTGACGTGCGTCCTGGTGCTGGGTCTCTCCAGAACGGGATTCTCGCAGTTCCAAGATCCGCAAGAAGAGCTCGATCTTAAAGTTAACCAGTTATTGGATCTCGAATACGTTGACATAACCCTTCCGTATTATGGCACGCTGCAGGGACAGAAATTTCGACTCGTTACGCCGAAGCTGACTTATTGGAGACAAAAAACCTTCTGGGCAGAGCAGTTTTTCGGCATCCCGTACGCTCGACCACCAGTAGGGGAATTCAGGTTCCAGCAGCCAGTCCATGCTGATCCATGGTCAGGGCTGTACAAGGCTACGTACCATCGCAACGCATGTCCACAGTATAGCGACTACATCGAAACTGTCCTACCGGAATTTGACTCCAGAAGAATACAAGAGGATTGTCTTTATTTGAACGTATATCGCCCTTCT AAATCGACGTACGACCCTCTGTTGCCCGTAATGGTGTTTATTCATGGCGGTGACTGGAACTACGGAACGGCTGAAATGTACAACGCTACCTACATATCAGCTACCAAAGACGTTATTGTAGTCACGATCAATTACAGATTGGGGGCGCTAG GTTTTTTGAGCACCGAGGACCAATACTCACGTGGTAACTATGGTCTATGGGATCAAGTCGAAGCTCTCAAGTGGGTTCAGGagaatatcaaacattttggCGGCAACAATCGCAGGGTGACGTTGTTCGGCGTGGGGACAGGTGCCGCCAGCATCGGGCTGCTGATGTTGTCACCGTACACAGAAG GTTTGTTTAAGAGAGCCATTCTTCAGAGCGGTACGGCGGTATCACCGTTCGCTGTGATACCGGAGAACTATAGCCCTCGGGAATTTGCCAGGGAACTTGGAGCATACCACAACTGTCCCGTCACTTACTCTTCATACGAACTGGTGAAGTGTCTCAAAGCATTGCCTCACACTAGTATCTATACCGTCAATGTGGAA GGAAATCCCGATACGGGAGCCTGGGCGCCGGTGGTAGACGGACCGGGCAATGGTCGATTCCTCAAAGCCTATCCACTCGACCTCCTGAACGAAGGAAAGTTTCTGAATATTGACATAATCAACGGAGTCGTCAGAGACGAACGATCCTATGTTCTGC TGCCCCTCCCCCAAGTGCAATATGGTGTGAAACCGGAGGTATTTATAGAAGAGGTCCGTGAAATGGTGCAGGAAAGACATTACTTTGGAACTGATATTTTAGCTAACGTGTCAGTCTATGAGTATACCAATTGGTCAACGCCTTTCAATGAAACTTCAATCAGAGATCAGTATATCGAC TTGCTTACAGACAGGGACTTCGTAGCCCCGATGATACAAACCAACAGATACCATAGTGAATCTGGAGAAAACAACGTTTtcatgtatacctttaattatcGATCAAATAGATCAGTTTTCCCCGCTTGGATGG GTGTTCCACACACTGGGGAGATACCTTTCCTATTTGGTGAACCTTTCAACTGGGCTTCAACCAGGCACAATTGGACGTTAGATGATCGCGCCGTCAGCGACTTGATGATGACCATGTggacaaactttgcaaaatacGG GAATCCGACGCCAGTTCCCGGCTCCGTCCACGAACCCCCGGAGTACCAGGAACCCTCCTTCCCCGCCGAGCCCTGGGACTACACCGACGAGGAGTGGTTCCCTTACCGAGCCGTCAAAAACGAGACTTACCTCCACATCGACGTGAACTGCTCCGTTAGGACCGAGTACAGAAATCGGAAGGCTGCTTTCTGGAACATTCTCGCTCCAAACCTGGTACCCGTGTCAGACAAGCCGCCGACTTGGTATTACTGGTCATCGTGTTCTCTCACTTCGCTCAGTCAAACCTGCGTAATGCTTTGGATTTgtgctgttttgttttttacgaaCATTTTGTAG